TCCCCTGCTCGCGTTCGGCGCGCAGACCATCGGTCAAAAGCGCCAGGTTCACGTGGGCATCGCCACGACGCTTGGAAGATTCTTCCACCGCAAGGAGCTGGTCCTCGAAGATGGATTTGGAATCGTAAAGCAAGCGACCAATCAGGGTGCTTTTGCCATCATCCACCGAACCGGCGGTGGTGAAGCGGAGAAGAGAGGATTCAGTGGGGTTGACGAGGACGTCCATGGAGTCAGAAAAGTATAAGTTTAGGGGCGCGGTTCTCGCAGGAGATCAAAAGTAACCTTCCTTTTTGCGGTCTTCCATGGCGGTTTCGGAACGCTTGTCATCGGCACGGGTGCCGCGCTCGGTCTGGCGTGCGGCGGCGACTTCGGCGACGATGTCATCAATGGTGCTGGCGGTGCTTTCTACTGCGCCAGTGCAGGTGGCATCACCCACGGTGCGGAAGCGGATGACCATCTCCTTCACTCGTGGTTTTTCTTCATCGAGAAGCGGGATGAAGCCTGTTTCGGTATCGAGAAGCTGACCATGGCGCTCGATGATTTTGCGCTTGTGGCTGAAGTAGAGGCTTGGCAGCGGGATGTTTTCCTGGCGGATGTACTGCCAGATGTCCATCTCCGTCCAGTTGCTGAGCGGGAACACGCGGAAGTGCTCTCCGAAATGTTTGCGACCGTTGAAGATGTTCCAGAGCTCAGGGCGCTGATTCTTGGGATCCCACTGGCCGAACTCATCGCGATGGCTGAAGAAACGCTCCTTGGCGCGGGCCTTCTCTTCATCGCGGCGGCCACCGCCGAGGCAGGCATCGAACTGGTTCTCTTCAATGGTGTCGAGAAGGGTCACCGTCTGTAGTTTGTTACGGCTGGCGTTGATGCCTTTTTCTTCCTGGGAGCGGCCTTCATCAATGCTTTTTTGGACGCTGCCGACGACAAGCTTGGCGCCGATTTCTTCCACGAACCAGTCACGGTATGTCATGGCTTCTGGGAAGTTGTGGCCCGTATCCACATGCAGAAGCGAGAAGGGCAGCTTGGCCGGGTAGAAGGCTTTGCGGGCCAGCCAGGCCATGACAATGGAGTCTTTGCCGCCCGAAAATAGCAGGGCAGGTTTTTGGAACTGGGCGGCGGTTTCGCGAAGGATGAAGATCGCTTCGCTTTCGAGGAACTGAAGATGCGTGATGGAGGACATTCGCTCGGGAGTGAGTCGGGGTGAAAGTTACTGTTTGTCGGTGACCAGTTTGGCGTGCAGGCCGCACTCGTGTTTTTCGTCGCCTTTGGCCGGATCGTAATAGGTGCGCTCGTTTGGCAGATCGTGCTCAGCGAGATAGGCATCCATTTCCACGGGGGTCCATTCGAGGATCGGATTGATCTTCAGGCATTGGAATTTGGCATCCCACATGACGGGCTGCAGGGTGGCTGCGCGCTGGGGGTTTTGTTCTTTGCGCAGGGCTGTGATCCAGACTTTCGGGGCCAGCTCGTGCATGCCGCGTTCGAAAGGCTCCAATTTCATGATTCGGCTGAAGGATTCCACGCGCTCCACTTCATCCGGCATCGGCACCTGACCACCATTGAGCGCCAGCCAATGGGCAGCGGTCATTTTCGGCAGGTAAGGCTTCAGATTGAGGCTGAGTTTTTCGCGAGTTTTTTCAGCGAAGATGTAGGTCTCGGGAAGGTTGGTCCCATGGTCGATCCACAAAGCCGGGATTTCTGGCTGCACCTGAGTGGCCAAATGAAGAATAACCGCCTCGTAAGGACGAAAATTCGTCGTCACGATCGCGGATTCCGGAGCCTGATCGATGGCCCAACGGATGATTTCCAGAGGGCTGGCGCTCTGGAGGCGTTGGTTGATGGATTGAAGTTCTTCAGGAGACATGGTTAAATCCCGATAAAGTATATCTGTTGAGTCTGCAATTAAAGAGTGTCAA
This is a stretch of genomic DNA from Prosthecobacter algae. It encodes these proteins:
- a CDS encoding phosphoadenosine phosphosulfate reductase family protein, with the translated sequence MSPEELQSINQRLQSASPLEIIRWAIDQAPESAIVTTNFRPYEAVILHLATQVQPEIPALWIDHGTNLPETYIFAEKTREKLSLNLKPYLPKMTAAHWLALNGGQVPMPDEVERVESFSRIMKLEPFERGMHELAPKVWITALRKEQNPQRAATLQPVMWDAKFQCLKINPILEWTPVEMDAYLAEHDLPNERTYYDPAKGDEKHECGLHAKLVTDKQ
- the cysD gene encoding sulfate adenylyltransferase subunit CysD, yielding MSSITHLQFLESEAIFILRETAAQFQKPALLFSGGKDSIVMAWLARKAFYPAKLPFSLLHVDTGHNFPEAMTYRDWFVEEIGAKLVVGSVQKSIDEGRSQEEKGINASRNKLQTVTLLDTIEENQFDACLGGGRRDEEKARAKERFFSHRDEFGQWDPKNQRPELWNIFNGRKHFGEHFRVFPLSNWTEMDIWQYIRQENIPLPSLYFSHKRKIIERHGQLLDTETGFIPLLDEEKPRVKEMVIRFRTVGDATCTGAVESTASTIDDIVAEVAAARQTERGTRADDKRSETAMEDRKKEGYF